The following are encoded in a window of Halosimplex halophilum genomic DNA:
- a CDS encoding preprotein translocase subunit SecD: protein MNLRENWRIVMLVVFVLASTFALFGPAGAIDAGANNSSAYSSADGPTNLKFGLELAGGSRIRAPLVGTTAENLDIGQDDQASVRQTVAAQLDVSTGDVSVVSNTGNGDAVEVLVENVSEQRFRDALAEAGLDADAATIRDGVTAQTRQQTVETITAKINRGGLSGGQVATQRSATGEQYVVVDVPNANTTEVLNLIGDEGEVSIVAHYPVESGNGTAYRNQTVLTNDQLEQSQVGVAETSESGEPFVPITLTEDAAQSYAGDLVDLGFTSSQATSPSSCRWRENPQDAGWCLYTVVDGEVVYAAFMSDGLAQSIESGEFEKAPTFRMLTTSTDEAQRLQVNLRAGALPTRLAVEDGTVLFLQQSLGDRFKWQALLTGLIAWLAVSGMVFLRYRNPRVALPMLATAAAEVYLLLGFAAAIGLPLNLSYIAGFIAVIGTGVDDLLIIADEILNEGEIATGRVFQNRFRKAFWVIGAAAVTTIIAMSPLAFLSLGDLQGFAIVTIVGVLIGVLVTRPAYGDVLRNLMLSEEQRE, encoded by the coding sequence GTGAACCTCCGCGAGAACTGGCGGATCGTCATGCTGGTCGTGTTCGTCCTCGCGTCGACGTTCGCGCTGTTCGGGCCGGCCGGCGCGATCGACGCCGGCGCGAACAACAGCTCCGCCTACAGTTCGGCGGACGGGCCGACGAACCTCAAGTTCGGCCTCGAACTGGCGGGCGGGTCGCGCATCCGCGCGCCGCTGGTCGGGACGACCGCCGAGAACCTCGACATCGGACAGGACGACCAAGCGAGCGTCCGCCAGACCGTCGCCGCCCAGCTGGACGTCTCGACCGGCGACGTGTCCGTCGTGTCGAACACCGGCAACGGCGACGCCGTCGAGGTGCTCGTCGAGAACGTCAGCGAGCAGCGGTTCCGCGACGCGCTCGCGGAGGCGGGGCTCGACGCCGACGCGGCGACGATACGCGACGGCGTGACCGCACAGACCCGCCAGCAGACCGTCGAGACGATCACCGCGAAGATCAACCGCGGCGGCCTGAGCGGCGGGCAGGTGGCCACCCAGCGCTCGGCGACGGGCGAACAGTACGTCGTCGTCGACGTGCCCAACGCCAACACGACCGAGGTGCTCAACCTCATCGGCGACGAGGGCGAGGTCAGCATCGTCGCGCACTACCCCGTCGAGTCCGGCAACGGCACCGCCTACCGCAACCAGACGGTGCTGACGAACGACCAGCTCGAACAGTCCCAGGTCGGCGTCGCCGAGACCTCCGAGAGCGGCGAGCCGTTCGTCCCGATCACGCTGACCGAGGACGCCGCACAGAGCTACGCCGGCGACCTCGTCGACCTCGGGTTCACGTCGAGTCAGGCGACCAGCCCGTCGAGCTGTCGCTGGCGGGAGAACCCCCAGGACGCGGGCTGGTGTCTGTACACGGTCGTCGACGGCGAGGTCGTCTACGCCGCGTTCATGAGCGACGGGCTCGCCCAGTCGATCGAATCGGGCGAGTTCGAGAAGGCGCCGACCTTCCGGATGTTGACCACCTCGACCGACGAGGCCCAGCGCCTGCAGGTCAACCTCCGGGCGGGCGCGCTGCCGACGCGGCTGGCCGTCGAGGACGGGACCGTCCTGTTCCTCCAGCAGAGCCTCGGTGACCGCTTCAAGTGGCAGGCGCTGCTGACGGGCCTGATCGCGTGGCTCGCCGTCAGCGGGATGGTCTTCCTGCGCTACCGGAACCCCCGCGTCGCCCTCCCGATGCTGGCGACCGCCGCCGCCGAGGTGTACCTGCTGCTCGGGTTCGCCGCGGCCATCGGCCTCCCCCTCAATCTCTCGTACATCGCCGGGTTCATCGCCGTCATCGGGACCGGGGTCGACGACCTGCTGATCATCGCCGACGAGATCCTCAACGAGGGTGAGATCGCGACCGGTAGGGTGTTCCAGAACCGCTTCCGCAAGGCGTTCTGGGTCATCGGCGCCGCCGCCGTGACGACCATCATCGCCATGAGCCCGCTCGCCTTCCTCTCGCTGGGCGACCTGCAGGGCTTCGCCATCGTCACCATCGTCGGCGTCCTCATCGGCGTGCTCGTCACCCGCCCGGCCTACGGTGACGTGCTCCGGAACCTGATGCTCAGCGAGGAACAGCGCGAGTAG
- the rnhB gene encoding ribonuclease HII produces the protein MQEFGVDEAGKGPVLGSMFAAAVAVDPAELPGDVGDSKGIAPERRAELAERIREVGSVGVAEIPVERIDDEETDMNSLTVAAHAEAVDALADAVEETPTDDDPLEGYVDAGDTNAVRFERRVEDAADAAVDARAEHGADETYTVVGAASIVAKVARDAHVERLAEEYGEVGSGYPGDDTTREFLEAYVADHEELPACARASWQTSKDALAAVSQSSLGEFEPDGGRAVDESPEETEVRSDGSGLRRTTLDDF, from the coding sequence ATGCAGGAGTTCGGCGTCGACGAGGCCGGCAAGGGGCCGGTGCTGGGCTCGATGTTCGCGGCGGCGGTCGCGGTCGACCCCGCCGAGTTGCCCGGCGACGTGGGCGACTCGAAGGGGATCGCCCCGGAGCGCCGGGCGGAGCTCGCCGAACGGATCCGCGAGGTCGGGTCGGTCGGCGTCGCCGAGATCCCCGTCGAGCGCATCGACGACGAGGAGACCGACATGAACTCGCTGACCGTCGCCGCCCACGCCGAGGCGGTCGACGCGCTCGCCGACGCCGTCGAGGAGACGCCGACCGACGACGACCCGCTGGAGGGCTACGTCGACGCCGGCGACACCAACGCCGTCCGCTTCGAGCGCCGCGTCGAGGACGCCGCGGACGCCGCGGTCGACGCCCGCGCCGAGCACGGCGCCGACGAGACCTACACCGTGGTCGGCGCGGCCAGCATCGTCGCGAAGGTGGCCCGCGACGCCCACGTCGAACGGCTGGCCGAGGAGTACGGCGAGGTGGGCAGCGGCTACCCCGGTGACGACACGACCCGGGAGTTCCTCGAAGCCTACGTCGCCGACCACGAGGAGCTGCCCGCCTGCGCCCGCGCGTCCTGGCAGACCAGCAAGGACGCCCTCGCCGCGGTCTCGCAGTCCTCGCTCGGCGAGTTCGAACCCGACGGCGGCCGTGCGGTCGACGAGAGTCCCGAGGAGACCGAAGTGCGCTCCGACGGCAGCGGCCTCCGGCGGACGACGCTCGACGACTTCTGA
- a CDS encoding carbohydrate kinase family protein has translation MDPSVLVAGETLVDFLPDADRPLASTERFARQPGGAPANVAVRLAQLDHIPWFWTRVGADPFGEFLAGVLADRGLPDRFVERDPSAKTTLAFVSGDPTSGPRFTFYRDGTADTRFQPGRVPDETLDAVEWVVVGSVLLASSPSREAVHDLVERAEARDCTVVFDLNARPELWPDADFAAETRRLLPSVDVVKASPEDLGPAGFDADAADDAALLDAVAPELHDLGPHTVFLTLGDRGAAASATAAAPWGADDATHDGHRVDAVDTTGAGDAFTAGAVAALVEGEDDLDSVLARANAVAAASTTRAGGMAELPDPESVR, from the coding sequence ATGGACCCGTCCGTGCTCGTCGCCGGGGAGACGCTCGTCGACTTCCTCCCCGACGCCGACCGGCCACTCGCATCGACCGAGCGGTTCGCCCGCCAGCCGGGGGGCGCGCCGGCGAACGTCGCCGTCCGGCTCGCCCAGCTCGACCACATACCCTGGTTCTGGACGCGCGTCGGGGCCGACCCGTTCGGCGAGTTCCTCGCGGGCGTGCTCGCCGACCGGGGGCTCCCCGACCGCTTCGTCGAGCGCGACCCGTCGGCCAAGACGACGCTCGCCTTCGTCAGCGGCGACCCGACGAGCGGCCCCCGGTTCACGTTCTACCGCGACGGGACGGCCGACACGCGCTTCCAGCCCGGGCGCGTCCCCGACGAGACGCTCGACGCCGTCGAGTGGGTCGTCGTCGGGAGCGTCCTCCTGGCGAGTTCCCCCTCCCGGGAGGCCGTCCACGACCTCGTCGAGCGCGCCGAGGCCCGCGACTGCACGGTCGTCTTCGACCTGAACGCCCGGCCGGAGCTGTGGCCGGACGCCGACTTCGCGGCGGAGACCCGGCGGCTCCTCCCCTCGGTCGACGTGGTGAAGGCCTCGCCCGAGGACCTGGGGCCCGCGGGGTTCGACGCGGACGCCGCCGACGATGCGGCGCTGCTCGACGCCGTCGCACCCGAGCTCCACGACCTGGGACCGCACACCGTCTTCCTGACGCTGGGCGACCGGGGCGCCGCCGCGTCGGCGACGGCCGCCGCGCCCTGGGGCGCCGACGACGCGACCCACGACGGCCACCGCGTCGACGCCGTCGACACGACCGGCGCGGGCGACGCGTTCACCGCCGGCGCCGTCGCGGCGCTCGTCGAGGGTGAAGACGACCTCGACTCCGTCCTCGCCCGCGCCAACGCCGTCGCCGCGGCGTCGACGACGCGGGCGGGCGGGATGGCCGAACTGCCCGACCCCGAGTCGGTCAGGTGA
- a CDS encoding glycoside hydrolase family 32 protein, giving the protein MSLDGELPAEIAMSSDLDRLVDRRREFRSDPYRPDYHFVPPGGILHDPNGACYWNGRYHLFYQFWPPHVTDDRPWEEAMHWGHAVSEDLVHWRDLPIALSPENGPEAGCFSGQALVEDDRALVMYFGTEAGNCIAAADDEYLTDFERAEENPVIPIDEDAPYEIFDPCLWRDGDTYHSLSGWKRDGRTAEFHFTSGDLTDWDYRGTLVKDGYHTNPEEDGAVPNFFELDGKHVLLFFSHSHGPQYYVGDYHGGTDFDIRSHGRLNFGPVDHGNLHAPSVLHAEDRSIAFFNVVEGRRDWRADPEEGWAGVVSLPRALSLDGDDLRVEPVEELTALRTNHRRVDDRPLAADEEWVVPDIGGASLELRAEIDVGDAAEVGLSVLRSPDGDEATTVTYWDDADALGIELGQSSENPAARSRPPEVGSLSLADDERLDLRVFVDRSIVEVFANGRRTLTTRVYPDRDDSVGLSLSARRGAARLESLDVWDMESIWS; this is encoded by the coding sequence ATGAGCCTCGACGGTGAGCTCCCCGCAGAGATCGCTATGTCGTCGGATCTGGACCGATTGGTCGACCGACGGCGGGAGTTCAGGAGCGATCCGTATCGACCCGACTACCACTTCGTGCCGCCCGGCGGGATCCTCCACGACCCGAACGGCGCGTGTTACTGGAACGGCCGGTATCACCTCTTCTACCAGTTCTGGCCACCCCACGTGACCGACGACCGGCCCTGGGAGGAGGCCATGCACTGGGGCCACGCGGTCAGCGAGGACCTGGTCCACTGGCGAGACCTCCCGATCGCCCTGTCACCGGAGAACGGCCCCGAGGCCGGCTGTTTCAGCGGCCAGGCGCTCGTCGAGGACGACCGCGCGCTCGTGATGTACTTCGGGACGGAGGCGGGCAACTGCATCGCCGCCGCGGACGACGAGTACCTCACGGACTTCGAGCGCGCCGAGGAGAACCCCGTCATCCCGATCGACGAGGACGCTCCGTACGAGATCTTCGACCCGTGTCTCTGGCGCGACGGCGACACGTACCACTCGCTGTCGGGCTGGAAGCGCGACGGCCGCACGGCCGAGTTCCACTTCACCTCCGGGGACCTGACCGACTGGGACTACCGCGGCACGCTCGTCAAGGACGGCTACCACACGAACCCAGAGGAAGACGGTGCCGTCCCCAACTTCTTCGAGCTCGACGGGAAGCACGTCCTCCTGTTTTTCAGTCACAGCCACGGCCCGCAGTACTACGTCGGCGACTACCACGGCGGCACCGACTTCGACATCCGGTCGCACGGCCGGCTGAACTTCGGCCCGGTCGACCACGGCAACCTCCACGCGCCGTCGGTCCTCCACGCCGAGGACCGGTCGATCGCCTTCTTCAACGTCGTCGAGGGCCGCCGCGACTGGCGGGCCGACCCCGAGGAGGGGTGGGCCGGCGTCGTCAGCCTCCCGCGTGCGCTCTCGCTCGACGGCGACGACCTCCGCGTCGAGCCGGTCGAGGAACTGACCGCGCTCCGGACGAACCACCGCCGGGTCGACGACCGGCCGCTCGCGGCCGACGAGGAGTGGGTCGTCCCCGACATCGGCGGGGCGAGCCTCGAACTCCGGGCGGAGATCGACGTCGGCGACGCCGCGGAGGTCGGTCTCTCGGTCCTCCGTTCGCCCGACGGCGACGAGGCGACGACGGTCACCTACTGGGACGACGCGGACGCGCTGGGGATCGAGCTCGGACAGTCGAGCGAGAACCCGGCGGCGCGGAGCCGGCCGCCGGAGGTCGGCTCGCTGTCGCTGGCCGACGACGAGCGGCTGGACCTGCGCGTGTTCGTCGACCGGAGCATCGTCGAGGTGTTCGCCAACGGCCGCCGGACGCTCACGACGCGGGTCTACCCCGACCGCGACGACAGCGTCGGCCTCTCGCTCTCGGCCCGCCGCGGCGCCGCCCGCCTCGAATCGCTCGACGTGTGGGACATGGAGAGCATCTGGTCCTAG
- the gfcR gene encoding transcriptional regulator GfcR, with the protein MKNIDDLISSATALAEDGLAKGEIADELNVSKETAAWLVQRGDAQSPPPAGSTTEPEDIHVDWSAIGRDSARLTHVGRAVADLLSKQGEEVDLTIGVEKAGAPIATTVARELDTDLGTYAPSKHQWDDGESEELSGSFSRNFAGIRDRECYVVDDTITSGTTMTETVEAVRDRGGEPVACAVLTDKRGVEEIEGVPVYSLVQVLRVGQSE; encoded by the coding sequence ATGAAGAACATCGACGACCTCATCAGCAGCGCGACCGCCCTCGCCGAGGACGGCCTCGCGAAGGGCGAGATCGCCGACGAACTCAACGTCTCGAAGGAGACGGCCGCCTGGCTGGTCCAGCGAGGGGACGCCCAGTCGCCTCCCCCGGCCGGGTCGACGACCGAACCGGAGGACATCCACGTGGACTGGTCGGCGATCGGCCGGGACAGCGCCCGGCTGACACACGTGGGCCGCGCGGTCGCGGACCTGCTGTCGAAACAGGGCGAGGAAGTGGATCTCACGATCGGCGTCGAGAAGGCCGGCGCGCCCATCGCGACGACGGTCGCCCGCGAACTCGACACGGATCTGGGCACCTACGCGCCGAGCAAACACCAGTGGGACGACGGCGAGAGCGAGGAGCTGTCGGGCTCGTTTTCCCGCAACTTCGCGGGGATCCGCGACCGGGAGTGCTACGTCGTCGACGACACCATCACCAGCGGGACGACGATGACCGAGACGGTCGAGGCGGTCCGCGACCGCGGCGGCGAACCCGTGGCCTGCGCCGTGCTCACCGACAAGCGCGGCGTCGAGGAGATCGAGGGCGTCCCCGTCTACTCGCTGGTGCAGGTCCTGCGCGTCGGCCAGTCCGAGTGA
- a CDS encoding glycoside hydrolase family 68 protein encodes MVERFADEESAVSGVSPRSRWTREQAAHIRRMPETVAPVVYPPEGVPNEDVHVWDTWLLRDRHGRVATVDGWQVAFSLTAAADLLPGTRHDVATIRYFYSRDGRTWHSGGRVFAEGRAFGQRQWAGSALYDDGDVYLYYTAAGEADADELRYSQRIAAASGATVRTGDERVAFDGEWDHRLLLRPDGELYETEAQSRAMTYTFRDPWFYENPETGETCLLFEANVPVPEGSDACGGDDAQQVYNGCVGVAVSESGDPLEWDLRPPILDGVCVNQELERPHVVRRDGRYYLFVSSHDHTFAPGIDGYDGLYGFVADSLGGPYRPLNDSGLVVTNPANAPFQAYSWMVLPHDEELLVQSFFNFYDFAGDSVDLIGELPESEQLRRFGGTLGPTLRLALDGDRTRIRGTLDAWHLPTADAALPDLAPDEPGSTRAFEGGRGSYGADESSADGN; translated from the coding sequence ATGGTCGAACGCTTCGCGGACGAGGAGTCTGCGGTGTCGGGGGTCTCGCCCCGGTCGAGATGGACGCGCGAGCAGGCCGCGCACATCCGGCGGATGCCCGAGACGGTCGCTCCGGTCGTCTACCCGCCCGAGGGGGTCCCGAACGAGGACGTGCACGTCTGGGACACGTGGCTGCTCCGGGACCGCCACGGGCGGGTCGCGACGGTCGACGGCTGGCAGGTCGCCTTCTCGCTGACGGCGGCTGCGGATCTGTTGCCGGGGACGCGCCACGACGTGGCGACCATCCGCTATTTCTACTCCCGCGACGGCCGGACCTGGCACAGCGGCGGGCGGGTCTTCGCCGAGGGCCGGGCGTTCGGGCAGCGCCAGTGGGCCGGGTCGGCGCTGTACGACGACGGCGACGTCTACCTCTACTACACGGCCGCCGGCGAGGCCGACGCCGACGAACTGCGCTACAGCCAGCGGATCGCCGCCGCCTCCGGCGCGACGGTCCGGACGGGCGACGAGCGCGTCGCGTTCGACGGCGAGTGGGACCACCGGCTCCTCCTGCGGCCCGACGGCGAGCTGTACGAGACAGAGGCCCAGTCGCGGGCGATGACCTACACGTTCCGGGACCCCTGGTTCTACGAGAACCCCGAGACGGGCGAGACGTGCCTGCTCTTCGAAGCGAACGTCCCGGTGCCCGAGGGCAGCGACGCTTGCGGCGGTGACGACGCTCAGCAGGTGTACAACGGCTGCGTCGGCGTCGCAGTGTCGGAGTCGGGCGACCCGCTGGAGTGGGACCTGCGGCCGCCGATCCTCGACGGCGTCTGCGTCAACCAGGAGCTCGAACGTCCGCACGTCGTCCGCCGCGACGGTCGGTACTACCTCTTCGTCTCGAGCCACGACCACACGTTCGCGCCGGGGATCGACGGCTACGACGGGCTCTACGGCTTCGTCGCCGACTCGCTGGGCGGCCCCTACCGCCCGCTCAACGACTCCGGCCTGGTCGTGACGAACCCCGCGAACGCGCCGTTCCAGGCCTACTCGTGGATGGTCCTGCCCCACGACGAGGAGCTGCTCGTCCAGTCGTTTTTCAACTTCTACGACTTCGCCGGCGACTCGGTCGACCTGATCGGCGAGCTGCCCGAGTCCGAGCAGCTGCGACGGTTCGGCGGGACGCTCGGCCCGACGCTCAGGCTCGCACTGGACGGCGACCGGACGCGGATCCGCGGGACGCTCGACGCGTGGCACCTCCCGACGGCCGATGCGGCGCTGCCCGACCTCGCACCGGACGAACCGGGGTCGACGCGCGCGTTCGAGGGCGGACGCGGTTCGTACGGCGCCGACGAGTCGAGCGCCGACGGGAACTGA
- the secF gene encoding protein translocase subunit SecF produces MVEFVVPEPDYDRYSNRQLAAVPLAVLAIALLVLAGWYLMTGAPVTPGIAFTGGTEVQIATDDSRAQVRQTLDFAESVQPIAGSNEFIVATQSTDTDAIRSGVQSADYEIVSIQSRSASFGADAQRLALIGVAVAFVGMSLLVFALFRTFVPSIAVVVSAFSDIIIPLALMNVFQIKLSLGSVAALLMLIGYSVDSDILLNNHILRRRGSFYESTYRAMQTGVTMTVTSISAMVVMWIVSSLFGIPLLPDLAIVLVFGLTADLLNTYMLNLSLLRWYKYEGVAR; encoded by the coding sequence ATGGTCGAGTTCGTAGTACCGGAACCCGATTACGACCGGTACTCAAACCGTCAGCTGGCGGCCGTCCCGCTGGCCGTGCTGGCGATCGCGTTGCTGGTCCTCGCGGGGTGGTACCTGATGACCGGGGCGCCGGTCACACCGGGGATCGCCTTCACCGGCGGGACCGAGGTTCAGATAGCGACAGACGACTCGCGCGCGCAGGTCAGGCAGACGCTCGACTTCGCCGAGAGCGTCCAGCCGATCGCCGGCTCGAACGAGTTCATCGTCGCGACGCAGTCGACCGACACCGACGCCATCCGTTCGGGCGTCCAGTCGGCCGACTACGAGATCGTCTCCATCCAGTCGCGCTCGGCGAGCTTCGGCGCCGACGCCCAGCGGCTCGCGCTGATCGGCGTCGCCGTCGCCTTCGTCGGGATGAGCCTGCTCGTGTTCGCCCTCTTCCGGACGTTCGTGCCCTCCATCGCGGTCGTCGTCTCGGCGTTCTCGGACATCATCATCCCGCTCGCGCTGATGAACGTCTTCCAGATCAAGCTCTCGCTGGGGTCGGTGGCGGCGCTGCTGATGCTGATCGGGTACTCCGTCGACTCGGACATCCTGCTGAACAACCACATCCTCCGGCGGCGCGGGAGCTTCTACGAGAGCACCTACCGCGCGATGCAGACCGGTGTGACGATGACCGTCACGTCCATCTCGGCGATGGTCGTCATGTGGATCGTCTCGTCGCTGTTCGGCATCCCGCTGTTGCCGGATCTCGCGATCGTGCTCGTGTTCGGACTGACCGCAGACCTGCTCAACACCTACATGCTGAACCTGAGCCTGCTCCGCTGGTACAAGTACGAGGGGGTGGCCCGATGA
- a CDS encoding HAD family hydrolase has protein sequence MDRYEQLYHLYDEFDTASLRAYREMVDLFPPVDSPVALSYWEDASDELEAHREEIREAFPATGETYADIAARATRDQAFTGLDLYNEYGRAVSVLVLDVDETLRSAGTTDNEIPRETLHALTEFHHAGVPIVVCTGQTLENVKGFLIQGLGNEIVHSGDLSVVYESGNGVFTPGHGPDTKRLLYEDLDEDVRAVFDRLRREVFAVAPDSVRRGCHLQGNEFNVTVKPNFETGSEDAVAVIDTALVTLLDLLGGVVATELNVDPGGHDGGFPPDHYEPIAAAVDAAPAAVAAAVDWTRAYYAGADGEIREVLTTSDALPEGTTVPDRVEAYLDQFDVAYYEGDAAEVASRDLNKVVGVRAAFDVLGVDDPFALVLGDSKTDLRVMEWVDDHDAGIAAAPEHASPAVLDHVRSTDDLVFPAGGASDPLATVYALNRFAETA, from the coding sequence ATGGACCGCTACGAGCAGCTGTACCACCTGTACGACGAGTTCGACACGGCGTCGCTCCGGGCCTACCGCGAGATGGTCGACCTGTTCCCGCCGGTCGACTCGCCGGTCGCCCTGTCGTACTGGGAGGACGCGAGCGACGAACTGGAAGCCCACCGCGAGGAGATCCGCGAGGCGTTCCCGGCGACGGGCGAGACGTACGCGGACATCGCGGCCCGCGCGACCCGCGACCAGGCCTTTACCGGCCTCGACCTCTACAACGAGTACGGCCGCGCCGTCTCGGTGCTCGTCCTCGACGTGGACGAGACGCTGCGCTCGGCGGGGACGACCGACAACGAGATCCCCCGCGAGACCCTCCACGCGCTCACCGAGTTCCACCACGCGGGCGTCCCGATCGTCGTCTGCACCGGCCAGACCCTCGAGAACGTCAAGGGCTTCCTGATACAGGGCCTCGGCAACGAGATCGTCCACTCGGGCGACCTGAGCGTCGTCTACGAGAGCGGCAACGGCGTGTTCACGCCCGGTCACGGGCCCGACACCAAGCGCCTGCTGTACGAGGACCTCGACGAGGACGTGCGCGCGGTGTTCGACCGACTGCGCCGGGAGGTGTTCGCCGTCGCCCCCGACTCCGTTCGGCGGGGGTGTCACCTCCAGGGCAACGAGTTCAACGTCACCGTCAAGCCGAACTTCGAGACCGGCAGCGAGGACGCGGTCGCGGTCATCGACACCGCGCTGGTGACGCTGCTTGACCTCCTCGGCGGGGTCGTGGCGACCGAACTCAACGTCGATCCCGGCGGGCACGACGGCGGTTTCCCGCCGGATCACTACGAACCGATCGCCGCTGCGGTCGACGCGGCCCCGGCCGCAGTGGCCGCCGCGGTCGACTGGACCCGCGCGTACTACGCCGGCGCCGACGGGGAGATCCGGGAGGTGTTGACCACGAGCGACGCGCTGCCCGAGGGAACGACGGTCCCGGACCGCGTCGAGGCGTACCTCGACCAGTTCGACGTGGCCTACTACGAGGGCGACGCCGCCGAGGTCGCCAGCCGCGACCTGAACAAGGTCGTCGGCGTCCGAGCGGCGTTCGACGTGCTGGGCGTCGACGACCCGTTCGCGCTCGTCCTGGGAGACAGCAAGACCGACCTGCGGGTGATGGAGTGGGTCGACGACCACGACGCCGGGATCGCCGCCGCGCCCGAGCACGCCTCGCCCGCGGTCCTCGACCACGTCCGGTCGACGGACGACCTCGTGTTCCCGGCCGGCGGCGCGAGCGACCCGCTCGCGACGGTCTACGCGCTCAACCGGTTCGCCGAGACCGCCTGA
- a CDS encoding GDSL-type esterase/lipase family protein, with the protein MTTLDEYPSVSLHNVAETVPADWTDDGDRLHRLPADVAAELNEMADDRVRHPTGSELRFVPGSDDAEVEVTLSADEPGELHVFWGGFQPWKPTDIGPEPTTLTLSVPERLRKLDADLDGRYDPRVCRICFERVPAVAVHDVRGDCRPPEPEELPDTRYLAYGTSITEGAAASADHLNYVSRAARELGWDPLNFGCSGSAYADLPMGEYIAERDDWDVATLALSINMANQDFPVDEFEAKARAFVETVAEAHPDEPIFCITLFPYYPDVVAGGDAERAEAYRETLREIVADTDHPDISVVEGRELTDVSGYTADILHPGDAGMETIGRSLARELDERVE; encoded by the coding sequence ATGACGACGCTCGACGAGTACCCCTCGGTGTCGCTGCACAACGTCGCGGAGACGGTGCCCGCCGACTGGACGGACGACGGCGACCGGCTGCACCGGCTCCCGGCGGACGTGGCCGCCGAACTCAACGAGATGGCCGACGACCGGGTGCGCCACCCGACCGGGAGCGAACTCCGGTTCGTCCCCGGGAGCGACGACGCGGAGGTCGAGGTCACCCTCTCGGCCGACGAGCCGGGCGAACTCCACGTGTTCTGGGGCGGGTTCCAGCCCTGGAAGCCCACGGACATCGGTCCGGAGCCGACGACGCTCACGCTCTCGGTGCCCGAACGGCTGCGAAAACTCGACGCCGATCTGGACGGACGATACGACCCACGGGTCTGTCGCATCTGCTTCGAGCGCGTCCCCGCGGTCGCCGTCCACGACGTGCGCGGCGACTGCCGACCGCCCGAACCGGAAGAGCTGCCCGACACCCGCTATCTCGCCTACGGCACCTCGATCACTGAGGGCGCCGCGGCCTCCGCGGACCACCTCAACTACGTCTCGCGGGCCGCCCGCGAACTGGGCTGGGACCCCCTGAACTTCGGCTGTTCGGGCTCGGCGTACGCCGACCTGCCGATGGGCGAGTACATCGCCGAACGCGACGACTGGGACGTGGCCACGCTCGCGCTGTCGATCAACATGGCTAACCAGGACTTTCCGGTCGACGAGTTCGAGGCGAAGGCCAGAGCGTTCGTCGAGACGGTCGCCGAGGCCCACCCCGACGAGCCGATCTTCTGTATCACGCTGTTCCCCTACTACCCCGACGTGGTCGCGGGCGGCGACGCCGAGCGCGCCGAAGCCTACCGCGAGACGCTCCGGGAGATCGTCGCCGACACCGACCACCCCGACATCTCCGTGGTCGAGGGCCGCGAGCTGACCGACGTGTCCGGCTACACCGCCGACATCCTCCACCCCGGCGACGCCGGCATGGAGACCATCGGCCGCAGCCTCGCCCGGGAACTCGACGAGCGGGTCGAGTGA
- a CDS encoding universal stress protein, producing the protein MIETVVLAVSSTDDRRQKRLAETAADVVDDGGTVVVFHAFDADRYDELLDQLNMSPDAEGAADALAERHGVAASVADHLDGAGVDVVVRGAVGDESDSILDVSEAVAADMVVIGGRKRSPSGKALFGSTAQTVLLEADCPVTFVKERAGEGE; encoded by the coding sequence ATGATCGAGACGGTAGTCCTCGCTGTCAGTAGTACCGACGACCGGCGCCAGAAGCGTCTCGCCGAGACGGCCGCCGACGTGGTCGACGACGGCGGTACCGTGGTCGTGTTCCACGCGTTCGACGCCGACCGCTACGACGAGCTCCTGGACCAGCTGAACATGTCTCCGGACGCCGAAGGGGCGGCCGATGCGCTCGCCGAGCGCCACGGCGTCGCCGCCTCGGTCGCCGACCACCTCGACGGCGCCGGCGTCGACGTGGTCGTCCGGGGCGCGGTCGGCGACGAGAGCGACTCGATCCTCGACGTGAGCGAGGCGGTCGCGGCGGACATGGTGGTGATCGGCGGGCGCAAGCGCTCGCCAAGCGGGAAGGCGCTGTTCGGGTCGACGGCGCAGACCGTCCTCCTGGAGGCCGACTGCCCGGTCACGTTCGTCAAGGAGCGCGCCGGCGAAGGGGAGTGA